A portion of the Calothrix sp. 336/3 genome contains these proteins:
- a CDS encoding DUF4082 domain-containing protein: protein MATPPSDSPGLKQNKKADSTAITSIAVSADGKTVAAGIEDARVILYSADTGQEKLTVKGNNQLPVTKVAFNPKGKKVAGVSRDTVLRIWDIETGEQTRNLTGHENPTRAVAYSPDGLKLATAGEDSRISLWSEDKLLQIFKGHRNFINDLAFSPDGTILASASDDQRIIFWDVTTGKIIQTLLGHADAVTGIAFSPSGKVLVSASKDGTVRVWDSNGTQIDILKGPTKRLQTVAFSPDGKYIAAGGEENKIFLWDADTLKPRGSLPLNKAARVNSVAFSPVDSNSLVTGDDAGEISVWDVVKGNKNKQIQVPRKTAAAVKALKSEKSGSTLSTTPSQFEDKTLIAAIPTPPTGPVLVVTNNSNKFGEYYTEVLRNEGLNYYSVTDISSVSTSLLSNYDVVILAEMSLTPAQVTTFTTWVNGGGNLIAMRPDKQLAGLLGITDSNSTLSNGYLLIDTSKNVGNGLVNQTIQFHGTADRYTLSTATSLANLYNNATTATSNPAVTLRSVGSGQAAAFTFDLARSIVYTRQGNPSWASQERDGFSPIRSDDQFYGAASFDPQTDWVNLNKVEIPQADEQQRLLANLIINMNFAKKPLPRFWYLPNGKKAALLMTGDDHGNGGTAGRFDQFIQESSAGCNVDNWECIRGTSYIYPNTAITNAQASAYNNQGFEIALHVNTGCADYTTGSLTNNYTQQLSQFSASYPSLPAPVTQRHHCLVWSDWTGAAEVELNKGIRLDTTYYYWPPIWVLDRPGFFTGSGMPMRFAKTDGTMIDVYKAATQMTDESGQSYPFTVNTLLDKALGAEGYYGVFNINAHTDNGLPSSQADSDAAIASAKARNVPVITARQLLTWLDGRNNSSFNSLAWNSTNGQLSFSITKATGANGLQAMLPTRSADKILSTITRNGSSVTFATSGIKGIEYAVFPGDSGSYVATYIAAPPPAINSTSPSNGATNVSVGSSVTATFNQPMDAATINASSFEVKDPANTLVPGNITYDAATRSAKLEPTGNLANNTVYTATLKGSIIKNQFGNTLGNDYTWSFTTAGLPCSQQQPCRIWTNSPTPNNPSTNDPNAVELGVKFKSDFDGFITGVRFYKSSQNTGTHVGTLWSSTGQQLAQATFTNETASGWQQVSFGNPVAVTANTTYIASYHTNVGRYAADQNFFANSGVDNPPLRALSNNISGGNGVYRYGANPAFPNSTYLSTNYWVDVVFTTSTPANTPPTVISTNPTGTGVSTATTVKVKFSKAMNSATINTNTIQLRDAANNLVTATVTYDAANNTGILTPSATLTPNTNYTATAKGGNSGVKDQSNTALAQDYNWSFTTGSGVTIWDNSDTPNILADNETQAVEVGVKFRSDVNGFIKGIRFYKSTSNTGTHVGTLWSSSGTNLQQATFTNETASGWQQVLFTTPVAITANTTYVASYHTNVGRYSINENYFASTGVDRLPLRALSNSAGGGNGVYRYSANSAFPNSSYLSSNYWVDVIFSTTN, encoded by the coding sequence ATGGCAACACCGCCCTCTGACTCTCCAGGATTAAAACAGAATAAAAAAGCGGATTCTACAGCAATTACATCCATTGCCGTTAGTGCTGACGGCAAAACCGTAGCCGCAGGCATCGAAGATGCACGAGTAATTTTATACTCTGCTGACACTGGACAAGAAAAATTAACCGTCAAAGGCAATAATCAACTTCCGGTGACGAAAGTAGCCTTTAATCCTAAGGGTAAAAAAGTTGCTGGTGTTAGTCGGGATACTGTACTGAGAATTTGGGATATAGAGACAGGAGAACAGACTCGTAATTTAACGGGACATGAAAACCCAACTAGAGCCGTAGCTTACAGCCCAGATGGGTTAAAGTTAGCAACCGCAGGGGAAGATAGCCGAATTTCCCTCTGGAGTGAAGATAAGCTACTGCAAATTTTCAAAGGTCATCGTAACTTTATCAATGATTTAGCTTTCAGCCCAGATGGTACTATCTTGGCGAGTGCTTCAGATGATCAACGGATTATTTTCTGGGATGTCACCACGGGCAAAATCATCCAAACTCTACTGGGACATGCAGATGCAGTTACGGGTATTGCCTTTAGTCCCAGTGGCAAGGTATTAGTAAGTGCCAGTAAAGACGGAACGGTGAGAGTTTGGGATAGCAATGGTACACAAATTGATATCCTCAAAGGTCCTACAAAACGCTTACAAACAGTAGCCTTCAGTCCTGATGGTAAATATATTGCCGCCGGTGGTGAAGAGAACAAAATATTTCTCTGGGATGCTGATACCTTGAAACCTAGGGGTTCTCTCCCCTTAAATAAGGCAGCTAGAGTTAATAGTGTTGCCTTTAGCCCTGTGGATAGTAACAGCCTGGTGACGGGAGATGATGCAGGGGAAATATCTGTTTGGGATGTAGTTAAGGGTAATAAAAACAAACAAATTCAGGTTCCAAGGAAAACTGCTGCTGCTGTCAAGGCGTTGAAAAGCGAGAAATCAGGCAGCACCTTATCAACAACCCCATCGCAATTTGAAGATAAAACCTTAATTGCTGCTATCCCCACACCCCCCACAGGTCCTGTATTAGTTGTCACTAACAATTCCAACAAATTTGGAGAGTACTATACGGAAGTTCTCCGTAATGAAGGGCTGAACTACTACAGTGTTACAGATATCTCTTCAGTATCAACATCGCTGTTGAGTAACTATGATGTAGTGATTTTGGCAGAGATGAGCTTAACTCCGGCTCAGGTGACTACATTTACGACTTGGGTAAATGGTGGTGGTAATCTGATTGCCATGCGTCCTGATAAACAATTAGCAGGATTATTAGGCATTACAGATTCTAACTCGACCCTGAGTAATGGTTATTTGCTCATAGACACGAGCAAAAACGTTGGCAATGGATTAGTTAATCAAACTATTCAGTTTCACGGTACGGCAGACCGCTATACCTTAAGTACAGCTACTAGTTTGGCAAATCTTTATAACAATGCCACCACAGCCACATCTAATCCCGCCGTTACCCTGCGTAGTGTGGGTAGTGGGCAAGCTGCGGCGTTTACCTTTGATTTAGCTCGTTCTATTGTTTACACACGTCAAGGTAATCCTAGTTGGGCAAGTCAAGAACGGGACGGATTTTCACCAATTCGCTCTGATGACCAATTTTACGGTGCTGCCAGCTTCGACCCTCAGACAGACTGGGTAAATTTGAACAAGGTGGAAATTCCCCAGGCAGATGAGCAACAAAGGCTATTAGCTAACCTAATTATCAATATGAATTTTGCCAAGAAGCCCTTACCTCGCTTCTGGTATTTACCCAATGGCAAAAAAGCTGCATTGTTGATGACTGGTGATGACCATGGAAATGGGGGAACTGCTGGTCGATTTGACCAATTTATTCAGGAAAGTTCCGCCGGTTGTAATGTCGATAATTGGGAATGTATTCGCGGTACCTCTTATATTTACCCCAACACAGCCATTACTAACGCTCAAGCATCTGCTTATAACAATCAGGGATTTGAAATTGCTTTACACGTCAACACAGGTTGTGCAGATTACACAACTGGTTCTTTGACAAATAACTATACCCAACAATTAAGCCAGTTTAGTGCTAGTTATCCGAGTTTACCGGCTCCTGTCACCCAGCGTCATCACTGTCTTGTGTGGAGTGATTGGACAGGTGCTGCGGAAGTTGAACTGAATAAGGGAATACGTTTAGATACGACCTACTACTATTGGCCCCCCATTTGGGTATTAGATCGTCCGGGATTCTTTACAGGTAGTGGAATGCCAATGCGGTTTGCCAAAACCGACGGCACAATGATTGACGTGTATAAAGCGGCAACTCAGATGACTGATGAATCTGGACAGTCCTACCCTTTCACAGTCAATACTTTACTAGATAAAGCTTTAGGGGCAGAAGGTTACTATGGTGTTTTTAATATCAATGCCCATACTGATAACGGTTTACCTAGTTCCCAGGCAGATTCCGATGCAGCGATCGCCTCTGCAAAAGCTCGTAATGTACCCGTAATCACTGCCCGTCAACTACTAACCTGGTTAGATGGTCGCAATAATTCTTCCTTTAATTCCCTGGCATGGAATAGCACCAACGGGCAACTCAGTTTCAGTATCACCAAAGCAACTGGAGCAAATGGCTTACAAGCAATGCTCCCAACTCGCTCTGCGGATAAAATTCTCAGCACAATTACCCGTAATGGTAGCTCTGTCACCTTTGCCACATCTGGTATTAAAGGTATTGAGTACGCAGTCTTCCCTGGCGATAGTGGTTCCTACGTCGCTACCTATATTGCCGCACCCCCACCGGCGATCAATTCTACTTCTCCCAGCAACGGAGCAACTAATGTCAGTGTTGGCTCTAGTGTGACTGCCACCTTTAACCAGCCCATGGATGCTGCAACTATTAACGCTAGCTCCTTTGAAGTCAAAGACCCGGCAAATACCCTAGTACCTGGGAATATTACCTATGATGCGGCGACTCGTTCCGCTAAGTTAGAACCCACAGGTAATTTAGCAAATAACACAGTTTATACGGCTACCCTGAAAGGCAGTATCATCAAGAACCAATTTGGCAATACCCTGGGTAATGACTATACCTGGTCTTTTACCACAGCCGGATTGCCCTGTTCTCAACAACAACCCTGTCGAATCTGGACTAATTCTCCCACTCCCAATAACCCATCAACCAATGACCCCAACGCAGTTGAACTAGGAGTTAAATTCAAATCTGACTTTGATGGCTTTATTACTGGGGTGAGATTCTACAAGAGTAGCCAAAATACCGGAACCCATGTGGGAACCCTGTGGAGTAGTACCGGTCAACAGTTAGCTCAGGCAACCTTTACCAATGAAACTGCTTCTGGTTGGCAACAGGTAAGCTTTGGTAATCCTGTAGCGGTGACAGCAAATACTACCTATATTGCTTCCTACCATACAAATGTGGGTAGATATGCGGCTGACCAAAACTTCTTTGCTAACTCTGGGGTGGATAACCCGCCATTACGCGCTCTCAGTAATAATATTAGTGGTGGTAATGGAGTTTACCGCTATGGTGCAAATCCAGCCTTCCCCAACTCCACATATCTATCGACAAATTACTGGGTAGATGTCGTCTTCACTACTAGTACACCAGCAAATACACCGCCCACGGTCATTTCTACAAATCCGACTGGAACTGGTGTCAGTACTGCCACAACGGTGAAAGTGAAGTTTAGCAAGGCAATGAACTCGGCAACGATCAACACTAATACAATCCAGTTACGAGATGCTGCCAATAACTTGGTGACAGCGACTGTTACCTACGATGCCGCCAATAATACAGGAATTCTCACACCAAGTGCGACATTAACACCTAACACCAACTACACAGCCACTGCTAAAGGTGGTAATTCGGGAGTCAAAGACCAATCAAATACAGCCCTTGCCCAGGATTATAACTGGTCATTTACCACAGGTAGTGGTGTGACAATCTGGGATAACAGTGATACTCCGAATATTCTGGCTGATAATGAAACCCAAGCTGTAGAGGTAGGGGTGAAATTCCGCTCTGATGTTAATGGCTTTATTAAGGGGATTCGCTTCTACAAGAGTACAAGTAATACAGGTACTCATGTGGGAACCTTGTGGAGCAGTAGTGGTACAAACTTACAACAAGCTACCTTCACTAATGAAACTGCTTCTGGTTGGCAACAGGTTCTGTTTACAACTCCTGTGGCAATTACTGCCAATACGACATACGTAGCTTCCTACCATACCAATGTTGGTCGCTATTCCATCAATGAAAACTACTTTGCAAGTACGGGGGTAGATAGACTGCCCTTACGTGCTTTAAGTAACAGCGCTGGTGGAGGCAATGGAGTCTACAGGTACAGTGCAAATTCAGCCTTCCCCAACTCCAGTTACCTATCGAGTAACTACTGGGTGGATGTGATTTTCAGTACCACAAACTAA